The following are from one region of the Procambarus clarkii isolate CNS0578487 chromosome 52, FALCON_Pclarkii_2.0, whole genome shotgun sequence genome:
- the LOC123763491 gene encoding uncharacterized protein, whose protein sequence is MRAGLSHGEKIESKFVKYERPFCTIILWILLVVVVAGGSSTQVTTKYRRLSQYTRCGVTLRTERVPSLTFCAAFCSLQSGCVGFNLEADGGSSRSCELSSSSSNCTSDAAVHFYFASTTEALTTLQADTTTTISTTEIDSTTTTPTTTSTTTTITPTSLTPTTTPPTVTTASTITSSITTSIPTTSRPTTSVATTPLPYTIELRFFAINKDIHCSGDHAITTVVITPRDSNLTTISYFICSKVMGVKFNVNDKPNAIVSTGSDTNSTGNCTNNMVLFELQPDSKQSFMVPETVVCKTLVNWNVDYTNCRYEYLNGTGTVWPTVSAMYTETWEKWISCLNFSLAVGLQREKVGSVWQIKSLLCCYIIYAPN, encoded by the exons AAAAGATTGAaagcaaatttgttaaatatgAGCGGCCCTTTTGTACAATTATTTTGTGGATCCTTT tggtggtggtggtggcagggggctcctccacacaggtcaccaccaAGTACCGCCGACTGTCCCAATACACTCGCTGCGGGGTCACCCTTAGGACGGAGCGGGTCCCTTCCCTCACCTTCTGCGCCGCCTTCTGCAGCCTAC AGTCCGGCTGCGTCGGCTTCAACCTGGAGGCCGACGGTGGCTCTTCCAGGTCTTGTGAGCTCAgtagctcctcctccaactgtaccTCTGACGCAGCCGTCCACTTCTACTTCGCCTCCACCACAGAAGCATTAacgactctccaagctg ATACAACAACAACCATCTCTACGACCGAGATCgactcaacaaccaccaccccaaccacgacttcaacaaccaccacaattacCCCCACTAGTCTCACcccaaccacaacacccccaactgTAACCACGGCGTCTACAATAACCAGCTCCATCACCACATCAATCCCCACCACGTCAAGACCCACCACTTCCGTGGCAACCACACCTCTGCCCTACACCATCGAACTCAGGTTCTTCGCCATCAACAAGGACATCCATTGCTCGGGCGACCATGCCATCACCACCGTGGTCATCACCCCAAGGGACTCTAACCTCACTACCATCTCCTACTTCATCTGCAGCAAGGTCATGGGCGTCAAGTTCAATGTGAACGACAAACCTAACGCCATAGTATCCACGGGCTCCGATACCAACTCCACGGGAAACTGTACTAACAACATGGTACTCTTCGAACTCCAGCCGGATTCTAAACAAAGTTTCATGGTTCCTGAAACAGTGGTGTGTAAGACGCTGGTCAACTGGAACGTAGACTACACTAACTGTCGTTACGAGTATCTGAATGGCACGGGGACCGTTTGGCCGACGGTAAGTGCCATGTACACGGAGACGTGGGAGAAGTGGATCTCCTGTCTCAACTTCTCCTTGGCGGTTGGTCTCCAGCGCGAGAAGGTCGGCTCCGTCTGGCAGATCAAATCCCTCCTCTGTTGCTACATTATTTATGCGCCCAACTAA